The Aedes aegypti strain LVP_AGWG chromosome 3, AaegL5.0 Primary Assembly, whole genome shotgun sequence genome contains a region encoding:
- the LOC5576627 gene encoding uncharacterized protein LOC5576627: MMTATRTVLLTLALSAFVGASRITSLSSYVSIAKQNPTEDESPADNGEWETDKPGSGTEWDPRCPSVGSGAICMDCNKISVCLRGKVLPARDCPRDAPYCVNSDGFGGHCSAKPDEDREDCRSDFQCSSEGYFPDPNNCHYYYLCDLDLKAFKYDCMPGYVYDMVSRSCKRQIFSQECKKLDCSKSNGVWVYYDNNKQYYGYCYQTEAGVEEVALFKCSDGSEFDGQKCQFKCRSEGKFADSQDRSRYFECYYVGFVLQSRTKVCAKGMVFDGSAQICKPSQGIQHK, from the exons ATGATGACCGCAACAAGAACTGTTCTGCTGACCCTGGCGCTATCAGCCTTCGTCGGTGCGTCCAGAATTACATCACTTTCTTCGTATGTTTCGATTGCAAAGCAGAACCCCACGGAAGACGAGTCTCCGGCCGACAACGGTGAATGGGAAACGGATAAACCGGGAAGCGGTACGGAATGGGATCCCAGGTGTCCTTCTGTGGGAAGCGGAGCGATATGCATGGATTGCAACAAGATTTCGGTATGCTTGCGAGGGAAGGTGCTCCCGGCTAGAGACTGTCCACGGGATGCTCCCTATTGTGTGAACTCCGATGGTTTCGGTGGACACTGCTCAGCAAAGCCGGACGAGGATCGAGAGGACTGCCGCAGTGACTTCCAGTGTTCATCGGAGGGATACTTTCCGG ATCCAAACAACTGCCACTACTACTACTTGTGCGACTTGGATCTGAAAGCTTTCAAATACGATTGCATGCCGGGGTACGTGTACGACATGGTCAGCCGAAGCTGCAAGAGACAGATCTTCTCGCAAGAGTGTAAGAAACTGGATTGCTCCAAAAGCAATGGGGTGTGGGTGTATTACGACAACAACAAGCAGTATTACGGTTACTGCTATCAGACGGAAGCTGGAGTGGAAGAAGTGGCACTGTTCAAATGCAGTGATGGATCCGAGTTCGACGGGCAAAAGTGTCAGTTCAAATGTAGGTCGGAAGGCAAATTCGCCGATAGTCAGGATCGTTCGAGGTACTTCGAGTGCTACTACGTTGGATTTGTGCTGCAGTCGCGGACGAAGGTTTGTGCCAAGGGAATGGTGTTCGACGGGAGTGCTCAAATCTGCAAACCGAGTCAAGGAATTCAGCATAAATGA